Proteins encoded by one window of Conger conger chromosome 1, fConCon1.1, whole genome shotgun sequence:
- the LOC133124391 gene encoding uncharacterized protein LOC133124391 isoform X1, whose amino-acid sequence MVACETKLKNPTSETITCYLYIGVSAEASRTAQNKGKHCTFTVDTSDVQGREVSCDYSVNTEPESLSPRSGRVTVGKLPKAELGLSRAVISIEESMTLRCRGPDSSPVSHCTFTINERAISGSDCERSVTGAELLSGRPSALNELSMRCFYSLEGRPSVHSDPSTVTVLDLKKPSISVSMKNNQAHIHCEAPADITGAEFFLYSTLSKTLVNSTLAGKEERAAIFTVPHSSDSTLIYCCLYQFKRINSELSDCAEVKNKDQSGGTEDQKGLKAGVIIIVVGILMGMTGVSLYWIHKKRKSNKVPTTPNTVPCATFDVSKGAEISNAIAPSEVTYSTVTYLPSATSAFQPQQDNVVYSSLKTELENSYKKHRSPFSP is encoded by the exons ATGGTTGCCTGTGAGACAAAGCTGAAAAACCCCACATCTGAAACtatcacctgttacctgtacaTTGGAGTCTCAGCTGAGGCTTccagaacagcacagaacaaaGGGAAACACTGTACCTTTACTGTGGATACTAGTGACGTGCAGGGCAGGGAGGTGAGCTGTGATTATAGTGTGAATACGGAACCTGAGTCTCTTTCTCCACGCAGTGGCCGGGTCACAGTAG GTAAACTGCCCAAGGCAGAGTTAGGATTGAGTCGTGCAGTGATTTCCATAGAGGAGTCAATGACACTGAGGTGCAGGGGACCTGACTCTTCCCCTGTGTCCCACTGCACTTTCACCATTAATGAGAGAGCGATCAGTGGCTCAGATTGTGAGCGCTCAGTCACTGGAGCTGAGCTGCTCAGCGGGAGACCCAGCGCACTGAATGAGCTGAgcatgagatgtttctacagtctGGAGGGAAGACCATCTGTACATAGTGACCCCTCTACAGTAACTGTGCTGG ATCTAAAGAAGCCCAGCATCTCAGTCTCCATGAAAAACAATCAGGCACACATTCACTGTGAAGCCCCAGCTGACATCACTGGAGCAGAGTTCTTCCTGTACTCAACATTGAGTAAAACACTTGTGAACAGCACCCTGGCTGGAAAGGAAGAGCGAGCAGCCATTTTCACTGTCCCCCAcagctctgactccactctgatATACTGCTGCCTTTATCAGTTTAAGAGGATCAACTCTGAACTGAGTGACTGTGCTGAAGTTAAGAACAAGGACCAGAGTGGAGGAACAGAGGATCAAA AGGGGCTGAAGGCTGGAGTAATTATCATCGTGGTGGGGATTCTTATGGGAATGACAGGTGTCAGTCTGTATTGGATACACA aaaaaaggaaATCCAACAA GGTGCCCACGACTCCTAATACAGTTCCGT GTGCAACTTTTGATGTGTCCAAAGGAGCAGAAATCAGCAATGCCATT gcTCCCTCTGAAGTGACTTACAGCACTGTCACCTACCTTCCCTCTGCAACCTCTGCCTTTCAGCCCCAGCAGGACAACGTGGTGTACAGCAGTCTGAAGACAGaattagagaattcatacaAAAAACACAGGAGTCCTTTTAGTCCTTGA
- the LOC133124391 gene encoding uncharacterized protein LOC133124391 isoform X2 has protein sequence MVACETKLKNPTSETITCYLYIGVSAEASRTAQNKGKHCTFTVDTSDVQGREVSCDYSVNTEPESLSPRSGRVTVGKLPKAELGLSRAVISIEESMTLRCRGPDSSPVSHCTFTINERAISGSDCERSVTGAELLSGRPSALNELSMRCFYSLEGRPSVHSDPSTVTVLDLKKPSISVSMKNNQAHIHCEAPADITGAEFFLYSTLSKTLVNSTLAGKEERAAIFTVPHSSDSTLIYCCLYQFKRINSELSDCAEVKNKDQSGGTEDQKGLKAGVIIIVVGILMGMTGVSLYWIHRCPRLLIQFRVQLLMCPKEQKSAMPLLPLK, from the exons ATGGTTGCCTGTGAGACAAAGCTGAAAAACCCCACATCTGAAACtatcacctgttacctgtacaTTGGAGTCTCAGCTGAGGCTTccagaacagcacagaacaaaGGGAAACACTGTACCTTTACTGTGGATACTAGTGACGTGCAGGGCAGGGAGGTGAGCTGTGATTATAGTGTGAATACGGAACCTGAGTCTCTTTCTCCACGCAGTGGCCGGGTCACAGTAG GTAAACTGCCCAAGGCAGAGTTAGGATTGAGTCGTGCAGTGATTTCCATAGAGGAGTCAATGACACTGAGGTGCAGGGGACCTGACTCTTCCCCTGTGTCCCACTGCACTTTCACCATTAATGAGAGAGCGATCAGTGGCTCAGATTGTGAGCGCTCAGTCACTGGAGCTGAGCTGCTCAGCGGGAGACCCAGCGCACTGAATGAGCTGAgcatgagatgtttctacagtctGGAGGGAAGACCATCTGTACATAGTGACCCCTCTACAGTAACTGTGCTGG ATCTAAAGAAGCCCAGCATCTCAGTCTCCATGAAAAACAATCAGGCACACATTCACTGTGAAGCCCCAGCTGACATCACTGGAGCAGAGTTCTTCCTGTACTCAACATTGAGTAAAACACTTGTGAACAGCACCCTGGCTGGAAAGGAAGAGCGAGCAGCCATTTTCACTGTCCCCCAcagctctgactccactctgatATACTGCTGCCTTTATCAGTTTAAGAGGATCAACTCTGAACTGAGTGACTGTGCTGAAGTTAAGAACAAGGACCAGAGTGGAGGAACAGAGGATCAAA AGGGGCTGAAGGCTGGAGTAATTATCATCGTGGTGGGGATTCTTATGGGAATGACAGGTGTCAGTCTGTATTGGATACACA GGTGCCCACGACTCCTAATACAGTTCCGT GTGCAACTTTTGATGTGTCCAAAGGAGCAGAAATCAGCAATGCCATT gcTCCCTCTGAAGTGA
- the LOC133124391 gene encoding uncharacterized protein LOC133124391 isoform X3, which yields MTLRCRGPDSSPVSHCTFTINERAISGSDCERSVTGAELLSGRPSALNELSMRCFYSLEGRPSVHSDPSTVTVLDLKKPSISVSMKNNQAHIHCEAPADITGAEFFLYSTLSKTLVNSTLAGKEERAAIFTVPHSSDSTLIYCCLYQFKRINSELSDCAEVKNKDQSGGTEDQKGLKAGVIIIVVGILMGMTGVSLYWIHKKRKSNKVPTTPNTVPCATFDVSKGAEISNAIAPSEVTYSTVTYLPSATSAFQPQQDNVVYSSLKTELENSYKKHRSPFSP from the exons ATGACACTGAGGTGCAGGGGACCTGACTCTTCCCCTGTGTCCCACTGCACTTTCACCATTAATGAGAGAGCGATCAGTGGCTCAGATTGTGAGCGCTCAGTCACTGGAGCTGAGCTGCTCAGCGGGAGACCCAGCGCACTGAATGAGCTGAgcatgagatgtttctacagtctGGAGGGAAGACCATCTGTACATAGTGACCCCTCTACAGTAACTGTGCTGG ATCTAAAGAAGCCCAGCATCTCAGTCTCCATGAAAAACAATCAGGCACACATTCACTGTGAAGCCCCAGCTGACATCACTGGAGCAGAGTTCTTCCTGTACTCAACATTGAGTAAAACACTTGTGAACAGCACCCTGGCTGGAAAGGAAGAGCGAGCAGCCATTTTCACTGTCCCCCAcagctctgactccactctgatATACTGCTGCCTTTATCAGTTTAAGAGGATCAACTCTGAACTGAGTGACTGTGCTGAAGTTAAGAACAAGGACCAGAGTGGAGGAACAGAGGATCAAA AGGGGCTGAAGGCTGGAGTAATTATCATCGTGGTGGGGATTCTTATGGGAATGACAGGTGTCAGTCTGTATTGGATACACA aaaaaaggaaATCCAACAA GGTGCCCACGACTCCTAATACAGTTCCGT GTGCAACTTTTGATGTGTCCAAAGGAGCAGAAATCAGCAATGCCATT gcTCCCTCTGAAGTGACTTACAGCACTGTCACCTACCTTCCCTCTGCAACCTCTGCCTTTCAGCCCCAGCAGGACAACGTGGTGTACAGCAGTCTGAAGACAGaattagagaattcatacaAAAAACACAGGAGTCCTTTTAGTCCTTGA
- the LOC133124391 gene encoding uncharacterized protein LOC133124391 isoform X4 yields MTMRCSYSLEGRPSQFSDSSTVTVLDLKKPSISVSMKNNQAHIHCEAPADITGAEFFLYSTLSKTLVNSTLAGKEERAAIFTVPHSSDSTLIYCCLYQFKRINSELSDCAEVKNKDQSGGTEDQKGLKAGVIIIVVGILMGMTGVSLYWIHKKRKSNKVPTTPNTVPCATFDVSKGAEISNAIAPSEVTYSTVTYLPSATSAFQPQQDNVVYSSLKTELENSYKKHRSPFSP; encoded by the exons ATGACCATGAGATGTTCCTACAGTCTGGAGGGAAGACCAAGTCAATTTAGTGACTCGTCTACAGTAACTGTGCTGG ATCTAAAGAAGCCCAGCATCTCAGTCTCCATGAAAAACAATCAGGCACACATTCACTGTGAAGCCCCAGCTGACATCACTGGAGCAGAGTTCTTCCTGTACTCAACATTGAGTAAAACACTTGTGAACAGCACCCTGGCTGGAAAGGAAGAGCGAGCAGCCATTTTCACTGTCCCCCAcagctctgactccactctgatATACTGCTGCCTTTATCAGTTTAAGAGGATCAACTCTGAACTGAGTGACTGTGCTGAAGTTAAGAACAAGGACCAGAGTGGAGGAACAGAGGATCAAA AGGGGCTGAAGGCTGGAGTAATTATCATCGTGGTGGGGATTCTTATGGGAATGACAGGTGTCAGTCTGTATTGGATACACA aaaaaaggaaATCCAACAA GGTGCCCACGACTCCTAATACAGTTCCGT GTGCAACTTTTGATGTGTCCAAAGGAGCAGAAATCAGCAATGCCATT gcTCCCTCTGAAGTGACTTACAGCACTGTCACCTACCTTCCCTCTGCAACCTCTGCCTTTCAGCCCCAGCAGGACAACGTGGTGTACAGCAGTCTGAAGACAGaattagagaattcatacaAAAAACACAGGAGTCCTTTTAGTCCTTGA
- the LOC133124391 gene encoding uncharacterized protein LOC133124391 isoform X6, with translation MRCFYSLEERPSPFSDPSTVTVLDLKKPSISVSMKNNQAHIHCEAPPDITGAQFFLYLCSTLSETLVNSALAGKEERAAIFTVPHSSDSTLIYYCIYQLKRINSKLSDCAEVKNKDQSGGTEDQNWLKTPLGIGVIFIVVGILMGMAGVSLYWIHKKRKSNRVPTTPNTVPCATFDVSKGPGISNAIAPPEVTYSTVTHLPSPTSAFQPQQDNVVYSSLKTE, from the exons atgagatgtttctacagtctGGAGGAAAGACCATCTCCATTTAGTGACCCCTCTACAGTAACTGTGCTGG ATCTGAAGAAGCCCAGTATCTCAGTCTCCATGAAAAACAATCAGGCACACATTCACTGTGAAGCCCCACCTGACATCACTGGAGCACAGTTCTTCCTGTACCTGTGCTCAACATTGAGTGAAACACTTGTGAACAGCGCCCTGGCTGGAAAGGAAGAGCGAGCAGCCATTTTCACTGTCCCCCAcagctctgactccactctgatATACTACTGCATTTATCAGCTTAAGAGGATCAACTCTAAACTGAGTGACTGTGCTGAAGTTAAGAACAAGGACCAGAGTGGAGGAACAGAGGATCAAA ACTGGCTGAAGACACCATTGGGTATTGGAGTAATTTTCATCGTGGTGGGGATTCTTATGGGAATGGCTGGTGTCAGTCTGTATTGGATACACA aaaaaaggaaATCCAACAG GGTGCCCACTACTCCTAACACAGTTCCGT GTGCTACTTTTGATGTGTCCAAAGGACCAGGAATCAGCAATGCCATT GCTCCTCCTGAAGTGACTTACAGCACTGTcacccaccttccctctccAACCTCTGCCTTTCAGCCCCAGCAGGACAACGTGGTGTACAGCAGTCTgaagacagaatga